Proteins found in one Hypanus sabinus isolate sHypSab1 unplaced genomic scaffold, sHypSab1.hap1 scaffold_122, whole genome shotgun sequence genomic segment:
- the LOC132386598 gene encoding oocyte zinc finger protein XlCOF20-like has product MAHQRVHTGEKPFTCSDCGKRFTCSSQLKVHQRVHTGEWPFTCPDCGKGFTCSSELKVHQRVHTGERSFTCSDCGKAFTCSSQLKVHQQIHTGESPPTDGDCK; this is encoded by the coding sequence atggctcaccagcgagttcacaccggggagaagccattcacctgctcagactgtgggaagagattcacttgttcatcccaactgaaggtacatcagcgagttcacactggggagtggccattcacctgcccagactgtggaaagggattcacttgctcatctgaactgaaagtacatcagcgagttcacactggagagaggtcgttcacctgctcagactgtgggaaggcattcacttgttcatcccaactgaaggtacatcagcaaattcacactggggagagcccCCCGACTGatggtgactgtaaatga